A window from Plasmodium gaboni strain SY75 chromosome 9, whole genome shotgun sequence encodes these proteins:
- a CDS encoding putative CS domain protein, with protein MFIWSMVFNISLLIYIHTLKCVILRRQNINKRVPSYNILFPSNDLKKKKYNFLPVGFIRNVFLYDKKKRGNKSFELFRGFGATCSYEWFECDENVEVKIRISPDINSDDIQYNIKSNYIYFKIRNKPKSLIEGKLKGSVDVHFSTWFIEKQRDCNILNIVLKKKSRGINEWVGVVEKESIIHVSYDNLSSSSTSSNISYMPSPTNNNNNNHESSNNNNNNNNDSMNNTIGCNNIASNELLYSQHFENAKFNDIFDFLINWASKKSSNQKEFGIPILKLKTSVIKNEDFIEIILTGYDSLKWEAEDSLIFKLGIINNGVSLNIYRGNVASGLKGTYGSMISYLVQESEERIIRKLQHDIKGLYYLNPLSKNIQKCMHTQSPQSNYSYRTDEKDIKHISINEDDNQKIRNDNMDSKFATDHNNKINHHHNHNHHHHHNSNNNNNLVEEIKKDSEQEDLIVKELQLNSTVKLSCEDKSKEPSFMKDWSEEKKIEFRRNSVLELKKNLELTQENKISLKLEDYISHMKSSFDLTDEESKLVWQKGIKKSDEQKNREKFYRFTEIENLTEKIGLFNIDEENIDNFSNMHYERIQKGVKQNGGSNGYVENDTTDTRHINDTRHKNDTCHKNDTRHKNDTRHKNDTRHKNNNNDNNDPNDNYDDKNSFYDVTPNITNSNNINQQFYNCLEEELLDTENKKEKTLHEIYIESNDKEKKEMREKWRVNEMRLNTLIDEIKYLDDNIIPTVCNNYRDVLLSDEYPCLMKIRLNENPPRNEEEKRILQIVNSFVMSLYDDIKILMEHEEKEHLKKIQLICEKVIQDEKGLNEFIESMKPLLDYSFLGYIKHAIKMEKKNIQAQKKDFRQQPSDWLIILMIIQKGIYTILEKDIWQDVINISAIICHDNPAVRKTILNTMVASMAKADWIFFKDIIKTLYKSVEEKKLTANHFPDFPHIPEAIFQLNYDIEQILPDWFIKEMLDEYDKSIVEQMKSKKPLFWKMKEIKWDPKFVNNFKMLQVQKYKEYESYKKK; from the coding sequence atgtttatatgGTCGATGGTCTTTAATATTAGCTtactaatatatatacatacacTGAAATGTGTTATATTAAGAAGgcaaaatataaataaaagagtaccttcatataatatattatttccaAGTAATgatttgaaaaaaaagaaatataacTTTTTGCCAGTAGGTTTTATAAgaaatgtttttttatatgataaaaagaaaagagGTAATAAATCATTTGAGCTGTTCAGAGGTTTTGGGGCCACCTGTTCATACGAATGGTTTGAATGTGATGAAAATGTGGAAGTTAAAATTAGAATATCACCAGATATTAATTCTGACGATAttcaatataatattaagagtaattatatttatttcaaGATAAGAAATAAACCAAAAAGCTTGATAGAAGGGAAATTAAAAGGAAGTGTTGATGTTCATTTCTCCACATGGTTTATAGAAAAACAAAGAGattgtaatattttaaatattgttttaaaaaaaaaaagtagAGGAATTAATGAATGGGTAGGAGTAGTTGAAAAGGAAAGTATCATACATGTATcatatgataatttatcatcatcatcaaCAAGTTcaaatatatcatatatgCCCTCACCCacaaataataacaataataatcatgagagtagtaataataataataataataataatgatagtATGAATAATACCATTGGTTGTAATAACATTGCATCAAACGAATTATTATATAGCCAACATTTTGAGAACGCAAAATTTAATGatatttttgattttcTTATTAATTGGGCTAGTAAAAAATCAAGCAACCAAAAAGAATTTGGTATCCCAATTCttaaattaaaaacaagtgtcataaaaaatgaagattttatagaaattattttaacAGGTTATGATAGCTTAAAATGGGAAGCAGAAGATagtttaatttttaaattaggaattattaataatggTGTGAgtttaaatatatatagagGAAATGTTGCTAGTGGTCTTAAAGGTACTTATGGAAGTATGATTAGCTATCTTGTTCAAGAAAGTGAAGAAAGAATTATTAGAAAATTACAACATGATATAAAAGGTCTCTATTATCTTAATCCATTgtcaaaaaatatacagAAATGTATGCATACACAATCACCACAAAGTAATTATAGTTATAGAACTGatgaaaaagatataaaacatatatctataaatgaagatgataatcaaaaaataaGGAATGATAATATGGATAGTAAATTTGCGACAgatcataataataaaataaaccATCACCACAATCATaatcatcatcatcatcataatagtaataataataataatcttgtggaagaaataaaaaaagatagTGAGCAAGAAGATTTAATTGTTAAAGAACTACAACTAAACTCAACCGTCAAATTAAGCTGTGAAGATAAAAGTAAAGAACCAAGTTTTATGAAGGATTGGTCggaagaaaaaaaaattgaattCAGAAGAAATTCAGTTTTGGAATTGAAAAAGAATCTAGAATTAACtcaagaaaataaaatttcaTTAAAATTAGAAGATTATATTTCTCATATGAAAAGCTCATTTGATCTAACAGATGAAGAATCCAAATTGGTTTGGCAGAAGGGTATAAAAAAATCTGATGAACAAAAGAATAGAGAAAAATTTTATAGATTTACTGAAATAGAGAATTTAACTGAGAAAATTGGATTGTTTAATATAGATGAGGAGAATATTGATAACTTTTCAAACATGCATTATGAGAGAATACAGAAGGGTGTAAAACAAAATGGTGGCTCAAATGGATATGTAGAAAATGATACAACTGATACACGTCATATAAATGATACACGTCATAAAAATGATACATGTCATAAAAATGATACACGTCATAAAAATGATACACGTCATAAAAATGATACACgtcataaaaataacaataatgataataatgacCCAAATGACaattatgatgataaaaatagCTTCTACGATGTTACACCTAATATTACcaatagtaataatatcaaccaacaattttataattgcctagaagaagaattattagatacagaaaataaaaaagaaaagacATTACAcgaaatatatatagaaagtaatgataaggaaaaaaaagaaatgagAGAAAAATGGAGAGTGAATGAAATGAGATTAAATACATTAATtgatgaaataaaatatttagatgataatataataccAACTGTTTGTAATAATTATCGAGATGTTTTATTAAGTGATGAATATCCATGTTTAATGAAAATACGATTAAATGAAAATCCACCAAgaaatgaagaagaaaaaagaatattacAGATTGTTAATTCTTTTGTTATGAGTCTttatgatgatataaagatattaatggaacatgaagaaaaagaacatttaaaaaaaatccAACTAATATGTGAAAAAGTTATACAGGATGAAAAAGGACTTAATGAATTTATTGAATCTATGAAACCATTATTAGATTATTCTTTTCTaggatatataaaacatgccataaaaatggaaaaaaaaaatattcaagctcaaaaaaaagatttcAGACAACAACCATCAGATTGgttaattatattaatgataatacaAAAAGGTATTTATACTATTCTAGAAAAAGATATATGGCAAGATGTAATAAATATCTCTGCAATCATATGTCATGATAATCCAGCTGTAAGAAAAACAATTCTAAATACTATGGTAGCTTCTATGGCAAAAGCTGATTGGATCTTCTTTaaagatattattaaaactttatataaaagtgttgaagaaaaaaaactCACAGCTAACCACTTCCCAGATTTCCCACATATTCCTGAAGCCATATTTCAATTAAATTATGATATTGAACAAATTCTACCTGACTGGTTCATAAAAGAAATGTTAGATGAATATGATAAATCGATAGTTGAACAAATGAAGTCAAAAAAACCACTCTTCTGGAAAAtgaaagaaataaaatgGGACCCAAAATTTGTAAACAACTTTAAAATGTTGCAGgtacaaaaatataaggAATATGaaagttataaaaaaaaataa
- a CDS encoding hypothetical protein (conserved Plasmodium protein, unknown function), with amino-acid sequence MNIFRFCLVISFLLLKKHNEIGSKLIHPPINVYYKDYSEGLSINQKDKLIDILLHNYDNESQDIISSNDNHINIMDDKEKNIQAIMKDQEMLNNKIKEELNKYIKRNKKMNVKYDHKNKDDNINSNNNDEDMNNTNTFDVNTQIEVPINLVKEPIVLIKVPTIDLFDKIRIEEDILNLMNINEEDLFN; translated from the exons ATGAACATATTTCGTTTCTGTCTTGTTATATCcttcttattattaaaaaaacataatGAGATAGGTTCTAAATTAATACATCCACCTATTAATGTATACTATAAAGATTATTCTGAAGGACTAAGTATAAATCAAAAAGATAAGTTAATCGATATATTGTTAcataattatgataatgaATCACAAGATATAATTTCTTCAAATgataatcatataaatataatggatgataaagaaaaaaacataCAAGCTATAATGAAAGACCAAGAAATgttgaataataaaataaaagaagaattaaacaaatatattaaaagga atAAAAAGATGAATGTTAAATATgatcataaaaataaagatgataatataaactcaaataataatgacGAAGATATGAATAATACCAATACGTTTGATGTTAACACTCAAATAGAAG TGCCCATAAATTTAGTAAAGGAACCTATAGTACTTATTAAAGTACCTACCATAGatttatttgataaaattcgg ATTGAAGAGGATATACTTAACCTCATGAATATAAACGAAGAAGATCTTTTCAATTAA